The following coding sequences are from one Leptospira mayottensis 200901116 window:
- a CDS encoding 5-(carboxyamino)imidazole ribonucleotide synthase: MKDNNVLAPGSRLGVMGSGQLARMFCLEAIPFGYEISVYSPEKNSPAAGAGAKSHVFAYEDEEALVVFLKSIDALTFEFENIPEIALSTIDKFSEQTGLKVHPSPNCIRIAQNRWKEKTSFRKAGIPTVNFYPVFTEKDKLFVLSNVKFPCILKTNTMGYDGKGQIQCKTKEELSSALSALKELNHIVEELFPFTAEASVILARFENGKILNFRPSRNVHKNQILDLTFYPGNFSEKIETELVNYSKKLAEKINYVGVFGIEFFIKNEEVLCNEFAPRPHNSGHFSQNSGTLSQFSLQLRTLCNLPCPNKIPAKPITMKNILGEDYKPDSPLWNSVLENPYYHLHLYGKAEALNGRKMGHWNYSGPNPESAFSNWN, translated from the coding sequence GTGAAAGATAACAATGTTTTAGCTCCAGGTTCCAGGCTTGGGGTAATGGGGTCAGGACAACTCGCGAGAATGTTCTGTTTGGAAGCGATCCCTTTCGGGTACGAGATTTCCGTTTATTCTCCCGAAAAAAATTCTCCTGCTGCGGGAGCCGGGGCAAAATCGCACGTATTTGCATACGAGGACGAAGAAGCGTTGGTCGTTTTTTTGAAAAGTATAGACGCCCTTACATTCGAATTTGAGAATATTCCAGAAATTGCACTTTCTACGATAGATAAATTTTCGGAACAAACCGGGCTCAAAGTTCATCCTTCCCCAAATTGTATTCGAATCGCGCAAAACCGATGGAAGGAAAAAACCTCTTTTCGAAAAGCAGGAATTCCAACGGTAAACTTTTATCCTGTTTTTACGGAAAAAGATAAACTCTTTGTTCTTTCCAACGTGAAATTTCCCTGCATACTCAAAACGAACACGATGGGTTACGACGGAAAAGGACAAATCCAGTGTAAGACCAAGGAGGAACTCTCCTCTGCACTTTCTGCTTTAAAAGAACTCAATCATATCGTGGAAGAATTATTTCCGTTTACCGCAGAAGCTTCCGTAATTTTAGCGAGGTTTGAAAACGGAAAAATCCTGAACTTTCGTCCTTCTAGAAACGTTCATAAAAATCAGATCTTAGATCTCACGTTTTATCCAGGAAATTTTTCGGAAAAGATAGAAACCGAACTGGTAAACTACTCTAAAAAATTGGCGGAAAAGATCAACTATGTGGGAGTTTTCGGAATTGAATTCTTCATCAAAAACGAAGAAGTTCTTTGTAACGAATTCGCTCCAAGACCACATAATTCGGGACATTTTAGTCAAAACTCGGGAACCCTTTCTCAATTTTCCCTTCAATTGAGAACTCTTTGCAATTTACCTTGTCCGAATAAAATCCCGGCAAAGCCGATTACGATGAAAAACATTCTCGGAGAGGACTACAAACCAGATTCTCCGCTTTGGAATAGTGTATTAGAAAATCCTTATTATCATCTTCACCTTTACGGAAAAGCCGAAGCTCTCAACGGAAGGAAGATGGGGCACTGGAACTATTCTGGTCCTAATCCTGAATCCGCTTTTTCAAACTGGAATTAA
- the lsa14 gene encoding adhesin Lsa14 — protein MKLKSLLFISFMTIWAVQCTGTNIMYIYGFRPNTNPTKDYTIGAMAAKGGALFHDAVIPGQIGDNAEKVVTGRACSKSILWLVSFGDSSIEAAKAEARITKVASIEYEQTAIFTTLFHKFCTVVTGSSESVETKTDTKSATGKKK, from the coding sequence ATGAAACTCAAATCTTTACTTTTCATTTCCTTCATGACGATCTGGGCGGTTCAGTGTACGGGCACGAATATTATGTATATCTATGGTTTCCGTCCCAATACCAACCCAACCAAAGACTATACAATCGGAGCTATGGCCGCTAAAGGAGGTGCTCTGTTTCACGACGCCGTAATCCCAGGCCAAATTGGAGACAACGCCGAAAAAGTGGTTACCGGAAGAGCTTGTTCTAAAAGTATTTTATGGTTAGTATCTTTTGGTGATTCTTCCATCGAAGCCGCAAAAGCAGAAGCTAGAATTACAAAAGTTGCAAGTATAGAATACGAACAAACTGCAATTTTCACTACTCTCTTTCATAAATTCTGTACAGTTGTAACCGGTTCTAGCGAATCCGTAGAAACGAAAACGGATACAAAGTCTGCTACCGGAAAGAAAAAATAA
- a CDS encoding helix-turn-helix domain-containing protein, giving the protein MANKIITIPLTNIDFSSPGKRLRYAVKNILAMNDEDFATSIGKSQNYISYICNDKRPLLDKLAADIEKAHGISGLWLIKGQGSPEVNSSLNENSGTVKKMKKRDYLWNKISNDKAEDTLISFYDGIPLETRSLIYQMIIAISKNNRST; this is encoded by the coding sequence ATGGCAAATAAAATTATTACAATTCCTTTGACAAATATAGACTTTTCCTCGCCTGGAAAACGGCTTCGCTATGCAGTTAAAAACATATTAGCGATGAATGATGAAGACTTTGCGACCTCAATAGGTAAGTCTCAAAACTATATCAGTTACATTTGCAACGATAAACGTCCTTTGTTAGATAAACTTGCGGCGGATATAGAAAAAGCGCACGGTATTTCGGGTCTTTGGTTAATTAAAGGGCAGGGAAGTCCTGAAGTGAACTCATCTCTTAACGAAAATTCCGGAACCGTTAAAAAAATGAAAAAGCGTGATTATCTATGGAATAAAATCTCAAATGATAAAGCGGAGGATACATTGATTTCATTTTATGATGGAATTCCATTAGAAACTCGTAGTCTTATTTATCAAATGATTATCGCTATTTCTAAAAATAATCGATCTACTTAA
- a CDS encoding TRL domain-containing protein, producing the protein MKKFISLIVISLSAFFISNCATSIFPALIFNSSSYHVSGNPTGGPTDVKIVKSGKSCHYFSIVIAYFYGGGEGSIAEAMKDGQITKVAVVDKNTFGILGPIFSRECVVIYGE; encoded by the coding sequence ATGAAAAAATTTATCAGTCTGATCGTAATCTCTCTCTCGGCGTTTTTTATTTCCAACTGCGCAACGAGTATTTTTCCTGCATTGATTTTCAATTCTTCCAGCTACCACGTATCCGGAAACCCGACGGGCGGCCCTACAGATGTAAAGATCGTCAAAAGTGGAAAATCTTGTCATTATTTCTCTATAGTGATAGCTTACTTTTATGGTGGCGGAGAAGGAAGTATTGCAGAAGCAATGAAAGACGGCCAAATTACTAAGGTAGCGGTAGTTGACAAAAATACATTTGGAATTTTAGGACCGATTTTTTCAAGAGAGTGTGTGGTAATCTACGGAGAATAA
- the purE gene encoding 5-(carboxyamino)imidazole ribonucleotide mutase: MSVKVAIIMGSHSDWETMRETESILKEFGVSFHKEIVSAHRSPEYMLEFSKSAKQNGYSVIIAGAGGAAHLPGMVASMTTLPVLGVPIQSKTLNGLDSLLSIVQMPGGVPVGTLAIGVAGARNAGLLAIRILSLQDSKLSEKLEQYRNQIREDALSKNKDLL, encoded by the coding sequence TTGAGCGTAAAAGTGGCAATCATCATGGGAAGTCATTCCGATTGGGAAACGATGAGAGAAACCGAATCGATCTTAAAAGAATTCGGCGTATCTTTCCACAAAGAAATCGTGTCCGCGCATAGATCTCCCGAGTATATGTTAGAATTTTCTAAATCGGCAAAACAAAACGGTTATTCCGTAATCATCGCAGGGGCTGGGGGAGCCGCCCATCTTCCAGGAATGGTCGCTTCGATGACCACACTTCCTGTACTCGGAGTTCCCATACAAAGCAAAACGTTAAACGGCTTAGACAGCCTTCTTTCCATCGTTCAAATGCCGGGAGGTGTTCCTGTCGGAACTCTTGCAATTGGAGTTGCCGGTGCAAGGAACGCAGGTCTGCTCGCGATAAGAATCCTTTCTCTCCAAGATTCTAAACTTTCCGAAAAACTTGAGCAATATCGAAATCAAATTCGAGAGGATGCTCTTTCAAAAAACAAGGACCTCTTGTGA
- a CDS encoding UDP-N-acetylmuramoyl-tripeptide--D-alanyl-D-alanine ligase: MKATFSYDPETVRKVLGFTSDTWFYKESSITTITTASTEVEKGSLFVPLRGNRDGHEFIRDALSRGASSFLVEEDHPIRKNFNSEEQGKAIPVKNTLVALGKLAAFHRSRFNPIVIAVTGSSGKTTTKEVLGNCLKNLEKPVLVVTEKNYNNEIGLPFTLFQISDRTRIVVCELGMNHKGEIARLAQIAKPDFALITTIGTAHIEFLGSQKNIAKAKVEVAEGLVKGGRLFYPDTGEYSKILKRKLRRHKGRLILVKPDHIFSVLRKKPSGFLLEYRGKEIEWNLPGYKLLENLAIAIACLETVGVPTEWIREGISTFKSVDKRLDLQKGKYSVINDTYNANYESMLSSLEVADQFADGKEFYVVLGDMKELGKHSQKFHKELGKKCSEFQNLKGLFTFGTDSLWIREEFVKRTVLPRFSEHFAGTEEGLVKLVRKFSQTVPEGSVVLAKASRGIQLERFVDSLPV, translated from the coding sequence ATGAAAGCGACCTTTTCCTACGATCCGGAAACCGTCCGCAAAGTATTAGGATTCACATCGGATACATGGTTTTATAAGGAATCATCGATTACGACTATTACGACCGCTTCCACCGAGGTGGAAAAGGGTTCTCTTTTTGTTCCTCTCCGAGGGAATCGGGACGGACATGAATTTATCAGAGACGCACTTTCTCGCGGAGCGAGTTCTTTTTTAGTCGAAGAAGACCATCCGATTCGAAAGAACTTCAATTCGGAGGAGCAGGGTAAGGCAATTCCTGTAAAGAACACGTTAGTTGCTCTTGGAAAACTCGCCGCCTTCCACAGATCTCGTTTTAATCCGATCGTAATTGCAGTTACCGGATCCAGTGGAAAAACTACGACGAAGGAAGTGTTAGGAAACTGTTTAAAAAATCTCGAAAAACCCGTATTGGTCGTCACTGAAAAGAATTACAATAACGAAATCGGGCTTCCGTTCACTCTGTTTCAGATTTCCGATCGAACTCGAATCGTAGTATGCGAACTCGGAATGAATCATAAAGGGGAAATTGCAAGGCTCGCTCAAATTGCAAAACCGGATTTTGCTCTAATTACTACAATTGGAACCGCGCACATAGAATTTTTAGGAAGTCAAAAAAACATCGCAAAAGCAAAGGTGGAAGTGGCCGAGGGCTTGGTAAAAGGAGGAAGACTCTTTTATCCAGATACGGGAGAATATTCTAAAATACTAAAAAGAAAACTCCGTCGACACAAAGGTAGATTGATTCTCGTAAAACCGGATCATATATTCTCCGTTCTTCGGAAAAAACCTTCCGGATTCTTATTGGAATACAGGGGGAAAGAGATTGAATGGAATCTACCCGGATATAAACTACTAGAAAATTTAGCGATCGCAATCGCCTGTTTAGAAACGGTCGGAGTTCCTACAGAATGGATTCGAGAAGGAATCTCCACATTTAAATCCGTCGATAAAAGACTGGATTTACAAAAAGGAAAATACTCCGTAATCAACGACACATACAACGCGAATTACGAATCGATGCTTTCATCCTTGGAAGTTGCTGATCAATTCGCAGATGGAAAAGAATTTTACGTAGTTTTAGGAGATATGAAAGAATTGGGAAAACATTCCCAAAAGTTTCACAAGGAACTCGGAAAAAAGTGCTCCGAATTCCAGAATTTAAAAGGACTTTTTACGTTTGGAACCGACTCTCTTTGGATTCGGGAAGAATTTGTTAAACGAACAGTCCTTCCCAGATTTTCCGAACATTTTGCCGGAACCGAGGAAGGACTTGTAAAACTCGTTCGGAAATTTTCGCAAACGGTTCCGGAAGGTTCCGTCGTTTTAGCAAAAGCTTCACGCGGAATTCAACTGGAGCGCTTCGTAGATTCCCTTCCTGTTTAA
- a CDS encoding alpha-glucosidase: protein MTAKKTISQKKSSYLIDKWWQKTTIYQIYPRSFADSNRDGIGDIPGIISKLDYIHDLGFETIWVSPLYKSPQMDHGYDVSDYYSIAPEYGTIKDAEKLIKEIHKRGMKIVFDMVMNHTSIEHAWFQQSRFNRENPKRDWYIWRDGRGKNKPPNNWSSFVTPKAWHYDPNTDQWYLASFLEFQPDLNYYNPEVKKAMFDVLRFWLKKGVDGFRLDIFHAIYKDKHFRDNPFRFKYIVSENDHDGYFQSRVYTVNHPNNFAFAKELRAVLDEFEGDRFAVGEVAGDDHIIKRYLGEKKDGLNLIFLFETLLLKFKTNFFKGIVKKMEEVYPYPNIPTYVFGNHDQRRYMMKINNNLEKGKLVALFQFTARGVPVTYYGEEIGMTNETIKLTEAQDPLARIYRWLGDSFSEMLGLADVIIRDRARSPMQWDDSPNAGFTSGEAAPWIRVHGNYRERNVLTESEDRDSLLNTYKNVLRLRNKSRALKEGSLKLIEENVPKDMLVYLREFEKERKLVVFNFGKKIRVFSNPTDCGKYFFSTVVFEHNEFEQFKMPPCSGVILGN from the coding sequence ATGACTGCGAAAAAAACAATTTCCCAAAAAAAATCCTCCTATCTAATCGATAAGTGGTGGCAAAAGACCACGATTTATCAGATTTATCCTCGTTCCTTTGCAGATAGTAATCGGGACGGAATCGGAGACATTCCGGGCATCATTTCGAAGTTGGATTATATTCATGATCTTGGGTTTGAAACTATCTGGGTATCTCCTTTATATAAAAGCCCTCAAATGGATCACGGTTACGACGTTAGCGACTATTATTCGATCGCTCCCGAATACGGAACCATTAAAGATGCAGAAAAACTAATAAAGGAAATTCATAAACGCGGAATGAAAATCGTTTTCGATATGGTAATGAATCACACTTCCATCGAACACGCTTGGTTTCAGCAATCCCGCTTTAATCGTGAAAATCCCAAAAGGGATTGGTATATCTGGAGGGACGGAAGAGGGAAGAATAAACCCCCTAATAATTGGAGTTCATTCGTTACCCCTAAAGCTTGGCATTACGATCCTAATACCGATCAATGGTATCTTGCGAGTTTTTTGGAGTTTCAACCGGACTTGAATTATTACAATCCCGAGGTCAAAAAGGCAATGTTCGATGTTTTGCGTTTTTGGCTTAAGAAGGGAGTGGATGGTTTTCGTTTAGATATCTTTCATGCGATCTATAAAGATAAACACTTTCGAGATAATCCGTTTCGGTTTAAATATATCGTCTCGGAAAACGATCACGACGGCTATTTTCAGAGTAGGGTTTATACCGTAAATCATCCGAATAACTTCGCGTTTGCAAAAGAACTAAGGGCGGTTTTGGACGAGTTCGAAGGGGATCGTTTTGCGGTTGGAGAGGTTGCTGGGGACGATCATATCATCAAACGTTACTTAGGCGAAAAAAAAGATGGTCTGAATCTCATCTTTTTGTTCGAAACCCTATTGTTAAAATTCAAAACGAACTTTTTTAAGGGTATCGTCAAGAAAATGGAGGAAGTATATCCATATCCGAATATTCCCACATATGTTTTTGGAAATCACGATCAAAGACGCTATATGATGAAGATCAACAACAATCTTGAAAAGGGAAAGTTGGTTGCCTTATTTCAATTTACCGCAAGAGGGGTTCCGGTCACTTACTACGGGGAAGAGATCGGCATGACCAACGAAACGATTAAATTGACGGAAGCTCAGGATCCCCTCGCGAGAATTTACCGTTGGTTGGGAGATTCGTTTTCCGAGATGTTGGGACTTGCGGATGTTATCATTCGGGATAGGGCAAGGTCTCCTATGCAATGGGACGATTCACCGAATGCTGGATTTACAAGTGGGGAGGCGGCTCCTTGGATTCGGGTTCATGGGAATTATCGGGAAAGAAACGTTTTGACCGAATCAGAGGATAGGGATTCCCTCTTGAATACGTACAAAAACGTTCTTCGTCTTAGAAACAAAAGTCGGGCCTTAAAGGAAGGATCTTTGAAATTGATCGAAGAAAACGTTCCGAAAGATATGCTAGTCTATTTGAGGGAATTTGAAAAAGAACGTAAACTGGTCGTTTTTAATTTCGGGAAAAAGATCAGAGTTTTTTCTAATCCAACGGATTGCGGAAAATATTTCTTTTCCACCGTAGTTTTTGAGCACAACGAATTTGAACAATTCAAGATGCCGCCTTGCTCTGGAGTTATATTAGGGAATTAA
- a CDS encoding TRL-like family protein encodes MKKIIILTLIILGFSIFLSNCATGPVQGFIATVNTFPGEINRSNDVPTVKKAEGCAHNVLYLITWGNAAAGQIALDNKISKIATIDHSTVSVLGLIYSNYCTIVSGE; translated from the coding sequence ATGAAAAAAATCATCATCCTTACTCTCATTATACTCGGGTTTTCGATATTTCTATCAAACTGCGCAACCGGTCCCGTCCAAGGTTTTATCGCAACGGTCAACACCTTTCCGGGGGAAATCAATCGTTCCAACGACGTTCCTACCGTTAAAAAAGCGGAAGGATGTGCGCATAACGTTCTCTATTTAATCACCTGGGGAAATGCGGCAGCCGGTCAAATTGCATTGGACAATAAAATTTCCAAAATCGCGACGATAGACCATTCTACCGTTTCCGTTTTAGGGCTTATTTATAGCAACTATTGCACCATCGTAAGTGGAGAATAA